A DNA window from Anaerolineae bacterium contains the following coding sequences:
- a CDS encoding dCTP deaminase yields the protein MSIKPDHWIERMALTYGMIEPFEAGQVKEGVISYGVSSYGYDIRVADEFKIFTNVNNTVVDPKHFDNRSFVEVKGDICTIPPNSFALARTVEYFRIPRDILTICVGKSTYARCGIIVNVTPFEPEWEGYVTLEISNTTPLPARIYANEGIAQVVFFQADEQCRTSYADKKGKYQKQIGITLPKIDQK from the coding sequence ATGAGCATCAAACCGGACCATTGGATTGAAAGAATGGCTTTAACTTACGGCATGATTGAACCGTTTGAAGCGGGCCAGGTAAAAGAGGGCGTTATTTCTTATGGCGTTTCCTCTTACGGTTACGACATTCGAGTGGCGGATGAATTTAAGATTTTTACCAATGTCAACAACACGGTGGTAGACCCCAAACATTTTGATAACCGTTCTTTTGTGGAAGTAAAAGGCGATATTTGCACTATTCCCCCCAACTCATTTGCCCTGGCCCGCACCGTTGAATATTTTCGCATTCCGCGCGATATCCTCACCATTTGCGTGGGTAAAAGCACCTACGCCCGCTGCGGTATTATTGTCAACGTAACTCCCTTTGAACCGGAATGGGAAGGGTACGTGACCCTGGAAATTTCCAACACCACGCCCTTGCCGGCTCGCATCTACGCCAACGAAGGCATTGCCCAGGTGGTCTTTTTCCAGGCCGACGAGCAGTGCCGCACCTCTTATGCCGATAAAAAGGGCAAGTACCAAAAACAAATTGGCATTACCCTGCCCAAGATTGATCAAAAATAG